In Vicia villosa cultivar HV-30 ecotype Madison, WI linkage group LG7, Vvil1.0, whole genome shotgun sequence, the DNA window ATACACTAGTTGTGACCCACATGCTAGCATGTCAGAGTAGAAGGCTATCATATCCAATGTGTGTATTTAACGGTGATTAGCATATGACATGACACAAATATTGTATGCCATGATGCAGTCAAGATAAACTCAAAACTGATTGATCGACTGGTTTCTTCTAAGTGGGATGATGGAGAAATCACATGGCAAATGCTCAGAGTAGTCTTTCGCACATGTCCAATCGGAGAGACGTGGAAAGTACTGATGGATTCATGCCTGAAAATGGTTTAGATGAAATATTTGTAACAGAGTAGCACAAATATTATGAAATATTAGTAAATGTGAAAAAATATTATCATAAATAGATAGTTGTTATTGACAAAAAAATAGACAGCTATTTCCCGTCAATTATCTTATCTTTCATATACAAGCTTCACCTAACTTGAATTAGAGGTAGACCAAACACTAGGTCTTCAATTGTACTCATGAATTCTTTTTAAGACAATGAAGTATCTAATATAGATGACATCGACATAGGTTGCACCTTTATCCACAAATATGGACGTGTCAACCAAAAACATGAGGTATGCCCTAAATACACATCCTCTATgatacataacccatgcatcatcaCCACCAGCCTCTACTACTGCAGCCAGGCTGTCTCTATACAGCGTCTCAAATAATTGAAATCTAGCATGACATCCTCTGGTATCATCTATCTCCTTTTGAACATCACCCGAGTCTGCTCCCAAGTAGGTCACCGTCATCTTTAGTGCCTCTGGTCTACTGCATATCAAGTAGTTTAATAATCTTCATGTGATTAGAAGATGTAGGAGGGATGACACATCATCAAGTGTGATGGACATATCACCGATCGGAAGATAAAATGACGATGTCTCTGCGTGCCATCTCTTCATAAAAGCAGACAACAAGCTATGGTTCATCAGGTTGCGATATTTTTGCAATCTTTCTACCATGGTTGAAACATTTCATAGTATCACGGTACTGTAAGAAAAATCATTATCAGAAAGTTCAAATCTTATAACACAAATGTTTAAAAGAATAATTACAGATTTATGTTACCTCCTCATTTCACACGTGCCTAACAACATGTTCTGAATACAAAGGAAGTAACAAAAGGTATGAGGGGCTTTTTGGAAAAACATCAAGAACAAATGTAGTAAAAGGTCCAATAATAAGGACTTCTGGGACATCATGGACAACAATGTGGACTCATGTCTCTCGGAGGACGATGTCGGGTACACATTAACTTTGGAAGACAGTGCTTCAACATCAAATGAAGTGATAACAACGACTGGACAAGAGGATCTAGCTTTTTTCAACCGAACGCAAGCATGCTGAGCCATTCTACCATGTCTTAATCTGTCTTGGTTGTCAGACGTTTTACCTAGAACTACACCAAAAAAATCATATCATAATCAAAGAAGCAAAACCCAAAGAATATAAcaggaaaaataaaacaaacggtGCAACATAATAAAATCCTATTTTTTTAATTCGAACTCAGGATCCATATTCCAATCTCCGGACGAAACCAGATAAGCAGAAACACAAGCAAGAAAAACAAAGCATGCCCTAAGctctaaaattaaaaatattgtaaatgcatgcatcacaagTCAATCTATTATTCTTTTAATTATAATCTAGTGTATCATAAACAACTTATTTAGATAATGTGTTCTTcacaaataaaaaaggaaagaaatgaaaAACTTGCTGATGTGTTCATAAAACACTTACATGGATTTCGAGAAAATATTCAACAGAATGTCACGAAATACTTACATGCTATCTCTTTTCAATCTTTTGGTATCTAAATTAGGGCTTTATAATCTTCACATTCCAATTTAATTTGAGGGAGGTAtcacatttatttaaattaactATAATTAAAGTAGTCTTTTAACTTCAACTATATTTAATTACTCAAGTTAATTTATATAGTTAGTTAGATGTTAGCttagatataaatatattaaaagtgaCTCTCATAAACATTCATTCAATGTCATGAGCAAAGATAATGTTTTATACTTTCTCCCTTCTTCACACATGTGTTATATTAGGAAGGGGTTGTTCTTTCCACTTTTTGAGGCCAGTCTCATACCTTGGAAAATTCGAAAATGTTCTTTATACATCcggaaatatatttttaaacgCACATAAAATCACACCCaactttatttttctaaaattcattccattttataaaaaatatggttcggagatgcatctccgtataATACTTAGGtgtattcggagatgcatctccgaattatccTCCTATATTCATTTATGGTATTTTTATTCATTAAGCCGATTTAATTAACGATACAGTGATGTTTCCGAAAATGTATATCTAGAAATGTCAAGCGGAAAATGGAATAAAACACCGCCTTGCATGATCTTCTTCTCCATGCTCAAGGAACACTTCATTTTCAAAActcttaaaaaaatttcttttattctttatCAACTTTTCAACACCAAAACATCATTCTTGTATTTCATCACACCAAAGGGAGAAAAACAAGCTGGAATTGTAGGTAAAGTTCATTTATTTCATCCCATTCCTTACATTATTCTGGTTTTTGAGCTGAAAAAATGAACGTTGAATCCATATATACATCTCCGGACAAAGTTGAATCTGCACATGCTAGATTGAAGAATTGTTTGAGAAACAATAAAGGAGATTTTTATCGAGATTGAGACGACGTGAACCAAATGCTCAGAAACTaacataatgagatacaaacatcTTTTGGTCGGAGCATTACTGTGTTAGAACACCGATTGAAAGACAAAATCCTTTATTCATAATTAGTTGAAAATGGATCCTTTACTGCTGAGCAACAGTCCATCATTTGTTTTGTGAGAGTAAGAAGAGAGAAATtggaaataaaaaaagaattggTGAAGATGAGAGAGAGAGTAAAAGGAAGAGAGAGATAGAAACAAAAGTTGGGCATGAGGTAGAGCAGCAGAGATTTAGCAGTAGACGATCCAAATCCTAATTGGTTGGCAACGTATATCGGGCGacattgcattttatttttcatgaagCCAAGCAAACAGATAAAATAGATTCAGATAGCTCAAAGAGTGGATGTACACATAGGAAAACTTACGTTCTTCCATGTGCTTGTTTAATTTCAAAGAAGATGATGCTTGAAAAACCAATACGTATGGATGAAGTTTGCACTCACTGAAAAATGCTTCGTTTGGATGATGATGGTGTGATGAAGGATGATAAATCAAACATATCTATCATGACCGAGTGAGAAGTGATCCAACAAAGATTCATGAAAGCTGATGACATAATTAAATTGCACATCAAATTAAGAGCTATTGAGGAAGATTGAATATCCAAAAACAAAGGATTTGAAACCACCGCTGGAACCAGCTAAAATAAAGGGTGTCCTTAAAAAAGTCAACCCGACACAAAGTGACAACTCCACGAGACGATCTCCCTGACTCTAAGATCCCAAAAAAGTGTTTTCAAGGGTGCTGCATTAGCTATCCATCTCCTCCACATCTGCTACTAAAACTCAAACATATTAAAGATATGTcattttttatgcacaaatacatttAACGGATTGTAAATGTTGAAGATGATGACAAATGTGATTTTTGAGCTGTTTTGAGTTTGCTCAGTAAAGAAGATGATGACTACCAATTTGTCCGTCGTCATCTTATACAAGAGATGACGAAGCATAAAGAATCATACACAAAGTTATACAGAAAGAATTACGATGTTATTATCAATGCTCTAGTTCCTTGTCTTAGTAGTCTGGCTCTGTTTGACAAATGGATGTGCTTCTCGGAAATAAGACATCTTATAACAAGTGCTTATGATATGGTGTGTATTGATTTAATGTTAACAATTATCtatgtaatatttattttgatgTTAATTTATGTTGTTTTTCCATTCTGTCCTTGTTTCAGCTTGTTTCTGTTTTGAACTAACATAGTATATTTTGGAGTTACATCTCCGAAAATATCACTTAATATTGAACTAAGGGGGATTACGGAGTTGCTTCTCTGGATTAACCTTTAAAGTATacaaaaatgcatttccaaattaaattttatttaaataagagTTTCTCTGTAATTTTATCTTAAGTGTGTGAAAATAGTGCGTCTAGAGATATTTCTCCTGACACTAAAGACAGTTATGACTTTTTACGATAGTGGAAGACAGCATATAAGAATGGAAGAAGCAATCCTACGAACCTATCTAATACTACTCATTTTCGTTATTTAGGAAGAATCAATGGATCACATGGCCCATCAAGCAGACTACACATGATTTCATTCTTGTATTGTACCACTATATTCTATTTTGATTATACAACAATATCTTGCCGAAAGTTATGGTTGGCAGATTATATTATATAGTGATGTATTATAGAATAcaacaaaaaaattttaaaaaaattttcaaCTCATTCTTTGCAACCACTAGTAAGGAGGAAAATGGTAACCTTAAATTTCAATTCAATGAAAACAcgttttagaaaattttcctcaATCCTTAGAAAGTATCTATGTCATTTTCACTTCATGTAATGCTTAGAAAGTATCTTTGTCATTTTCACTTCTTGTAATGATATAACTAACTAATTTTCTATATTATAAACAATACTTCAacctttgaaaaaaaaattgttatcaataatctttcactttaaaatacaagaaaaagagagtgaactctctttgaaaaaaaatggaaaagaatCTTAACATAGATGAATTCAAAAGCCAAACAAGATTACCCAATTTTGCAACTCCAAAAAAATATGAACTTCACTTAACACCTAATTTCACAACATGCAAATTTTCAGGCACAgtgcaaatcaacctctccatcAATGAGAAAACAAAGTTTCTTGTCTTAAACTCCTTAGAACTTGTTATTCAAGATACTTGCTTCACCAACTCTTATGGCAAGGTGACTTTTTTTTTAAGcactttttgaattttgattagtTTGGTTAACTTAAGGGATTTGATTGATTTGTTTAACAGTATACTCCATGTGATGTTGTTGTGGATGATGAGGATGATATTCTTGTACTTGTGTTTGATGAAACACTTTGTGTTGGAGAAGGAGTTTTGGTGATTGAGTTTTCTGGGGTCCTCAATGAACATCTTAGAGGATTCTATAGATGGTGTAtactttttcccttttcctttttttctgttgtatatataatttttaaacatgttttcaaattacgATTATTCTTACACGGTAAACCCTAAATTCGATTATTGCAATAGTACTTATCTTGATGGAGAAGTAAAGAAAAATATGGCAGCAACACAGTTTGAGGCAGTAGATGCAAGAAGGTGTTTTCCATGCTATGATGAACCTGCTCTTAAGGTATGTATGTAGAATTCATTCATATATTATCATCAATTTATCAGATTAATAATAGCTTTGACAAGAATTTGATTATTGTGAATTATAGGCAACTTTCAAGGTAACAGTTACTGTGCCATTGGAGTTAACAGCGTTATCTAATATGCCGGTTGAAAATGAAAAACTAGATGGTGAATTAAAGACTGTTTATTTTGAGGAATCTCCTCTCATGTCAACTTACTTGGTGGCTGTTGTTGTCGGCTTATTTGATCATATCGAGGATACAACTACTACTGGTACGCACATTAGTCTCTTTTCGGCTTATTTTTCATTCTCTGAAATAACTTACGGAAATAACTTATAAATGAATAGtttgactttattttatcttttgttatcaTGATAGTTTATACATAAATACGAACATGATATACGTGTATGTTATAAGCGCTTAATTAAGTTGTCTATCAAAGGAGGACCTGAATACATTTTATTTTCTAAAGGGGTTGTGGTTGGTGTATATTGTCCTGTTGGAAAGAGCGATCAGGGGAAGCTTGCATTGGAGATAGCTGTGAAGTCACTAGAAATATATACCAAGTAAATCATTTCCTTTCAAATTTGAGAAGAGATCAGTGTCATGTCTAGTGTCCATGTCTGTGTCAGTGCTTCATAAATATTCTTCCGTTGCAGTTGGTTGATTTTTTCTTTGACATCATATAGGTACTTCTCGGTGCCTTATCCACTCCCCAAGCTGGATCTTGTTGCAGTTCCTGAGTTTTCTGCCGGAGCCATGGAAAATTACGGTTTAATCGTTTATAGAGAAAGTGATCTACTTTACCATGACTTGCACTCTCCTCCGTCTAAGAAGCAAAGAGTATGTTTCATGGTTGAtcctatttttgaaaattttcggtGATTTTGAGAACAACATGATTATGCAGTTAAGTTCATTTGTTTCTTTTAGATAACAATTGTGGCAGCACATGAAGTAGCTCATCAATGGTTTGGAAATTTGGTAACTATGGAATGGTGGACTCATTTATGGCTCAACGAAGGTTTCGCAACTTGGGTGATAATCGAGACTCTCGTAATCTTGTGGATTTGTTATAATCATTGATCTAAAAATAATCTTCATACTTGCTAACATGTTTTCAGATAAGTTTTATGGTCACCAACATCTTATATCCAGAATGGAATATTTGGAGTCAGTTTCTTTTCGAAACTTCTAATGGTTTACAAATGGATGCACTAGAAAAATCACATCCAATTGAGGCAAGAACTCTACAAATGgttttattaacttttttttatttgattttattagtCCTAATTGTGAAATGAGTTCAACGAGCATAGAAATGCCGTGTGGGACAACAGGATAAAATTTCAGTTGATTCTGATTTTCAATACGAATATGAACGTGTAAATATGGTCTACGGATTCTTTAGCCTAAGGAATCTTTATGTTAGTGAAAAGTTACCACAGGGATATTTGGCTAATGGCCGCCAAACATTCATAGCGGCATTGCTTTTTTGTCTTCAATAAATGAAACAACTATTCATATGTATGACATATTTTCAGGTAGAAATACATCATGCACGCTCGGTTATCGAAATTTTTGATGCTATAAGCTATGAGAAAGGATCTTCTGTAATTAGAATGTTGCAAGGTTACCTTGGAGATGTTACATTTCAGGTAACATCTGAATTATCGAAGTGGCGCTAATTATGTCTTCTTCCTATAAAAGTTTTATTCTTTCTGATtgcattattttattttcaaataagaaaTCGTTAAGCACGTATATAACAAGATATCAAGCCAAAAATGCAAGAACAGAAGATCTATGGAATGTTCTTTCAGAGGTATCTGGTGAACCGGTGAACTTAATGATGAACGCTTGGACAAAGAGCACAGGATATCCTGTTATCCATGTTCAATTAACAGATAACATTTTGGAATTCAAACAGGTATACTATGTAGTTGCAATCAAACTAACATGCACCATAGACGGGGCTTTTTCGACTTTCACCTTTGAATGTAACTGTTATTGGCATTTGAATTTGCAGTCGCGATTCCTTTTATCTGGTCTTCAAGTCGATGGACAGTGGATTGTTCCGATAACGTTATGTGTTGGTTCATATGAAAGACAGAAaaaatttcttttggagaaaagcgaCGGAAGAGTGGATATATCTGAACTGGTTCAAGATATTGGCAATGAGGATAGTCAAGAAAATCTATGGATCAAAGTTAACGTTGATCAGAGTGGTTTTTATAGGGTAAATTATGAAGACAAGCTCGCAATTCGATTGAGGAAAGCCTTACAAAACAATTACTTGCTTCCTACTGATAAATTCGGTGTGTGCAAAGTCATAATGATAAATAAATAGAATCTATAAATCTACGATACAATTTTCTTTCTAGGCAGTTTTATTTTAGAGAGGTGATTTTTAATTTTACAGGCATTTTGGACGATGGAAATGCGCTATGTCAGGCTTGTGAACAATCACTGTCATCTTTGCTTATGTTAGTGGATGCTTATCGAAAAGAGTTAGATTATGTTATTGTATCGAGACTGATCGAAGTAAGTATTATACGTCTTTTCTACTATACTTTCTCTAATAACATCAACATCTATCTATAGTGACAAATAACAATATCGTAATTCTTTTTTACGACAGGTTTGCTATGATGTTCTGAATATCGCCATTGATGCCATTCCAGATTCGGTGAATGAATTGAAGCAATATTTTATCAATCTTCTCATGTATTCTGCAGAGTAAGGCTGTTACGTTCGTCTTCACGCAAATAATTCACCATAAAGTCGGTTGCTTCTCTTGCAAGAAAATGACGTAGTTACTGTTTATGCAGACAGTTAGGTTGGGATTCTATATCCGGAGAAGACCATTCTAATTCACTTTTGAGGGGAGAAGTTATTAAGGCCTTGGCTACCTTTGATCACGATAAAACTCAACAAGAAGCACTACGCCGTTTTCAGATTTTGTTGAACGACAGAAACACTTCTCTGCTTTCAGCCAACACCAGAAAGGTAACATTTTTTTCCTCAAGATTATTTTTCATCATTGCTTTCTTTCAATTTAATTTTGACATGTATATTTGCAAAATATTTTTCAGGCTGCTTATGTAGCTGTAATGAGGAGTACTGCTTGTGAAAGTAGGACTGGATTCGAGTCCCTATGGAGTTTCTATAAGAGCAATGATGTTTTGCAAGAAAGGGACGATATACTGCGTATGACACTAGCATTTAAGCCTTTCTTACATAAACAAATTTATCACGCGCTAATAGCATAAGCACTTATCAATATAGTACTAAGTTACTTGATTAAACAAGTTTATTTATGAACTCCTGCAGGTTGCATTGCATCAAGTGCAGATCCAAAGGTTGTTCTAGAGGCTCTGAATCTTTTGTTGTCTGATGAGGTAATATACATTTTTTACGCAATTTTTGGTTATAAGTAGATGAAATGAAATTCCTTCTTATTtggcatttttttatttaaattattttcagatTCCAGATCAAGATATCATTTATGTACTAGGAGGAATAAGCTTAGAAGGCAGTGGAATTGCAGTAAGATGGTTGAAGGTATGTGCTTCCATGTTAACAAGTTTAAAGTAACTCATGTTTTTGTTTCATCTTGAACAATAAGATCATATAACTAACACCAATAAGTATGAAATATTTAGCTTATAATGTGTTTGAAAAGGATTTACATATTTTGGTTTGATACCTAATGCAGGATAATTGGGAAAGAATCTTGGTAAAATATGGTGCTGGACTCTTACTCACAAACTTTATAAGCCAAATAGTTCCATTGGTAAGAAAATGCAGAGAAAGCTGAGTTAGTGGACACGTTACTGAATTTCCAATTTACTTCAATCTACTCGTAACATGTTTCAAATGTGGGTTCTAATAAGTTGGTCAGTCACAAAAATTCAACTTCAATTATAAGACTATGTTGCGAGAACCTATATAGCACCGACACATATGTTTATCTGGCACAATACTGATaccgataataatttgaaaaaaatatgtaaCCACACGTGTCAGTGTTGTATCAGACACAAACATATTTATATGTTTTCAAAATCTCATTCCTTGAAATCATGATGTGGCAGGTTAACAACAATGAGGACGCAGATGACCTAGAAGCTTTTTTTGGCAGCCGTGTGAACCCTTCCATCACTCTGAACTTGAACTTAAGCATTGAGAAGATCCGTATCAAAGCAAGGTGGATTGAGAGTGTTAAGCAAGAGCATTCTCTGCCCGACTTAATCAAACAATTGAGTCAGAGGAAATGATAGTCTTGACAATTGGTAAATAACAAATCCAATAAGCATTATGTTTGCTCTAGCAATAAACTAAGACATTCCAAATTCTTGTGTCTAGTATGTCAATAATTTGGGTAAGAACAAAGTTATTAAACTACTAGAGCTTAAAGTTTGTATCTATGAAACACTGACATGAAACATGTATCGGACTTGGACACCAACATGCTTTCGTGCCAGTGCTACCTAGGTTTGTATCATCCTCATTTGTATGAACTTTAAACTATGTACTTATTGTTTGTAAAATGCCAAGCCTTTAGCAACAGACTCTTGGCTATGTTAATAATGCAGCATTCTTTCTAGGTCTTATTTTTCTTCCTTCTAATTCTCTGCACAAGTTCTCTCTCCGTGCCTATAGCGACAATGATTGGGCAAATGATGTGGACGATAAAAGATCCACTTATAACTTATGTATTTTCTTTTGACCAAACGTGGTCTCTTGGAGCTCTAAAAAGCAGTCCCTCGTGGCCAAGTCAAGTGCAGAGGCGGAATACCGCTCGTTGGCTCATAGCACTTTAGAGCTCCCTTGGCTTGAATCACTTCAAACTAAGCTTTGTGTCCCTTTTCTTCCTCCCACATTGTTATGCGGTAATCTAAGTGATGTTCATCTCTCTCACATTTTGGTCCTTCACGCGCGTACAAAACATGTGGAGTTTGACCTCCACTATATACAAGAACATGTGATCTCCAAGAAACTTGTCATCTAACATGTTTTAATTCAGCTGCCTTTCAAATTGCGGATGCCCTTACAAAACCATTTGGTTCTACAACCTTTAATGATCTGTGTGTCAAGCTTAAAGTTGGTTCTCCACCATCTAAACTTGAGAGGGAGTATTGCAAGTATTATTAGGTTAGTTAGAAGTAGTTCCTATTTTTAGAAAGTTAGTTAGAGATTACTTAAGAGTGGTTATGGTTGTTAGAGTTTATTAGAACCTAATCAACTTCAACTAACCTTATATATAGCTCCTCTCCTTTTTGTAAAAGCTTTTGaacttaaaatcaaaattaacgaAAATGAATCATAGATTCAACTAACTGAACTATCCTTGAATTATAACAAGAAGAAACATCATTCTAACACTTTGGTGAACTGGTTAAAACAAATCATGTTATTTATCATTGTGAGTAGATGAGTCTTAGCGCCTCTTGGAACAAATTTGTGATCTTCGCTAGAGAATGTCCCAAAAAATAGACCAAAATATTTGAGCCATTGAATGCCTAGAATAGGGTCAAATAAACCAAGAGTAAAGCAATACCATATATGGTGAATTAGAACCGTTGGAGAATCCATTGGACAAATAAACTCCAATTTGTTATTATCTTGTGTGCAAAATCACTACTATGGTGATAGCAATATTTTGTTATTACCTTGTAGTTTCATAATTATCATGTATTTGTTGGAAAAAGAAAAGATCCACCACTTTGTCTTTTCCCccaagtttatatatatatatatatatatatatatatatatatatatatatatatatatatatatatatatatatatatatatatatatatatatatatatatatatatatatatatatatatatatatatatatatatatatatatatatatatatatatatatatatatatatatatatatatatatcataatcTATTCTTGCAAGTTTGGCTAACCGCTTCTTTCTCCTAGTCGCCTCAAATtgcattttattataaaatagaaGAAAGAAGGAACAAAGAAAGTGACAAGAAAGTGTCCATATATTTTCACGTAGTGCCAAAAATTAATTCAAATGTAAAACAATCTATCTCTGCAAACATAAcataaaatgaatttaataataaaatcaggTCGTAAAATTTAATTCTAGAAGCAAAAGTTTCAAACATAGAATTAAATATCTCTCaagaaaaacttaaaataaaatatgataactCACTATCAATTAAATATCTTGCATGatgcataaataaattaataacattAAGAATGTTCATGCCTCAAATTGATTAGATAAATCACGTTACTAAGGGTAAAGTCAAGTCAAGCCCAAAGCCAAAATGCACATGCTTTACCTTACCTTCTTCCTTTTTCCATCCCTCCCTTAGCTGTCTTCATTTCATACACCCTTTTGCCAACACTCTTTCCTTCCCTTTTTTCACATCCCAACTGGCACACCATCCCTAAACATATTCATCTTCATATCATATCATTTTTTATCGTAACAAACCATAACTACTCATACTCACAAAAgcaacacacaaaaaaaaaggtgtatttttcactttcttccaaccaaaacacaacacaaAAACATCATAGTACATTATTACATTATACATTCCGATGGAACAAGAAGAATCACCAATGTCACCTTTCTGGCTCCCAAAACCCAACACCCACCGCCGTCTCCGCCGCACTTACTCCATCTTCCTAACATCAACATCCTTCCTCGTACTCCTCTTCATAACTGCCCTCGTTTTCGCACTCGTTTTCGTTCTCGTTGTGGTCCCCACTTTACGTTCTTTCACTTCCATCCTCTTCAAACCCCAATCGTTTAAACACTCTTGGGATTATTTAAACCTCATACTCGTTCTCTTCGCTGTCGTTTGTGGCTTTCTTACTAAAAACGACACCAACGAAACGCAAACGATGCAAACGCATACTCCGCGTTTTGATAGAAGCTTCTCGAATCCTGATACTCCGCCATCGTGGTATCAGAATCCTAATCGGTCGTTTAACCGGTTGAGAAGCGTTGGATCTTATCCCGATCTTCGGCAACCGCCATCGGAGTTGGTTACCGATGATGAACGGTATCGGTTTTACGATGATACTTATGTTCATTTCCGTCATCGGTTCTCgagacttgaagatgaagatgaagttcaagTTCATTCGGAAACCGTTACTTCCGGTGAAGTTTGTTTATCTCCAATGAGGAAACCGGAGATGAAACCAGTGCAGGATTGTGGAATTGAAGATGTTCGAGAGCGTGTATATGAGATGGAAATGATTGAGAAACCGGAAATCAACTATTCCGTTACTGAGAATTCACTACCGCTGCCTCCGCCGCCTCTGCCGCCGCTGCAACCGCTATCGGTTCTGAGGAAAAAGAAAACTAGAAGTGCATCTACAGAAAACGCAGCTACGGTCAGTTATGAGGAATTTTCCTCGCCGGTGCTGGAACAGATTCCGGCGGTGAGGAAGAAGAAAACTAGAAGTGCATCTACAGAAAACGCGGCAACGGTCAATTATGAAGAGTTTTCCTCGCCGGTGCCGGAACCGGAACTGAATCTGCATTCTACGCCGCCGGTGACGACGAGAACGAAAGCTGTTCGAAGAAATGTCCAGCGAGCATATCAATCGGAAATGATCGATAAATTTGACCGTACTGATTTTGTGGCAGGGAGTTCTCAACCGCCTCCGGCAGTGGCTCCTCCGTTAACGGCGGAGAGGAAGGTTGGAATTCCGGTTAAGAAGAAGAGAGGGAATGCAACTAAGGAGTTTTTAACCTCATTGagaggaaagaagaagaaacagagaCAAAAGAGTGTTGAAAATTCTGAAACCTTTCAAAATTCTTCTCAACCTTCTCTCTATGTTTCACTACCACCGCCGCCACCGCCACCTCCTCCACCGTCGGTTTTTCAGAACATGTTCTATGCCAACAagagcaaacacaagaagcattACCATGTTCCTGTGGCAACATATAAACCTCAGCTACCAAACAAGAGGGAACATTCTAATTATAGATTAGAGAAGAATGTAGTGATTACTGGTAATGAGTCACCCTTGATTCCTATCCCTCCGCCGCCACCACCTCCACCATTCAAGTTACCGGCGTGGAAGTTTAGAGTTCAGGGTGACTATGTTAGGGTTGATAGCATTGGAAGTTCAAGGAGTGGTTCACCAGATTCAGATGAAAATGTTGAGTCGCCAATTAGTCGAGATGAATCAAGTAGTAATAGTCC includes these proteins:
- the LOC131618081 gene encoding aminopeptidase M1-like isoform X1 — encoded protein: MEKNLNIDEFKSQTRLPNFATPKKYELHLTPNFTTCKFSGTVQINLSINEKTKFLVLNSLELVIQDTCFTNSYGKYTPCDVVVDDEDDILVLVFDETLCVGEGVLVIEFSGVLNEHLRGFYRCTYLDGEVKKNMAATQFEAVDARRCFPCYDEPALKATFKVTVTVPLELTALSNMPVENEKLDGELKTVYFEESPLMSTYLVAVVVGLFDHIEDTTTTGVVVGVYCPVGKSDQGKLALEIAVKSLEIYTKYFSVPYPLPKLDLVAVPEFSAGAMENYGLIVYRESDLLYHDLHSPPSKKQRITIVAAHEVAHQWFGNLVTMEWWTHLWLNEGFATWISFMVTNILYPEWNIWSQFLFETSNGLQMDALEKSHPIEVEIHHARSVIEIFDAISYEKGSSVIRMLQGYLGDVTFQKSLSTYITRYQAKNARTEDLWNVLSEVSGEPVNLMMNAWTKSTGYPVIHVQLTDNILEFKQSRFLLSGLQVDGQWIVPITLCVGSYERQKKFLLEKSDGRVDISELVQDIGNEDSQENLWIKVNVDQSGFYRVNYEDKLAIRLRKALQNNYLLPTDKFGILDDGNALCQACEQSLSSLLMLVDAYRKELDYVIVSRLIEVCYDVLNIAIDAIPDSVNELKQYFINLLMYSAEQLGWDSISGEDHSNSLLRGEVIKALATFDHDKTQQEALRRFQILLNDRNTSLLSANTRKAAYVAVMRSTACESRTGFESLWSFYKSNDVLQERDDILRCIASSADPKVVLEALNLLLSDEIPDQDIIYVLGGISLEGSGIAVRWLKDNWERILVKYGAGLLLTNFISQIVPLVNNNEDADDLEAFFGSRVNPSITLNLNLSIEKIRIKARWIESVKQEHSLPDLIKQLSQRK
- the LOC131618081 gene encoding aminopeptidase M1-like isoform X2, translating into MVTYLDGEVKKNMAATQFEAVDARRCFPCYDEPALKATFKVTVTVPLELTALSNMPVENEKLDGELKTVYFEESPLMSTYLVAVVVGLFDHIEDTTTTGVVVGVYCPVGKSDQGKLALEIAVKSLEIYTKYFSVPYPLPKLDLVAVPEFSAGAMENYGLIVYRESDLLYHDLHSPPSKKQRITIVAAHEVAHQWFGNLVTMEWWTHLWLNEGFATWISFMVTNILYPEWNIWSQFLFETSNGLQMDALEKSHPIEVEIHHARSVIEIFDAISYEKGSSVIRMLQGYLGDVTFQKSLSTYITRYQAKNARTEDLWNVLSEVSGEPVNLMMNAWTKSTGYPVIHVQLTDNILEFKQSRFLLSGLQVDGQWIVPITLCVGSYERQKKFLLEKSDGRVDISELVQDIGNEDSQENLWIKVNVDQSGFYRVNYEDKLAIRLRKALQNNYLLPTDKFGILDDGNALCQACEQSLSSLLMLVDAYRKELDYVIVSRLIEVCYDVLNIAIDAIPDSVNELKQYFINLLMYSAEQLGWDSISGEDHSNSLLRGEVIKALATFDHDKTQQEALRRFQILLNDRNTSLLSANTRKAAYVAVMRSTACESRTGFESLWSFYKSNDVLQERDDILRCIASSADPKVVLEALNLLLSDEIPDQDIIYVLGGISLEGSGIAVRWLKDNWERILVKYGAGLLLTNFISQIVPLVNNNEDADDLEAFFGSRVNPSITLNLNLSIEKIRIKARWIESVKQEHSLPDLIKQLSQRK
- the LOC131616234 gene encoding uncharacterized protein LOC131616234: MEQEESPMSPFWLPKPNTHRRLRRTYSIFLTSTSFLVLLFITALVFALVFVLVVVPTLRSFTSILFKPQSFKHSWDYLNLILVLFAVVCGFLTKNDTNETQTMQTHTPRFDRSFSNPDTPPSWYQNPNRSFNRLRSVGSYPDLRQPPSELVTDDERYRFYDDTYVHFRHRFSRLEDEDEVQVHSETVTSGEVCLSPMRKPEMKPVQDCGIEDVRERVYEMEMIEKPEINYSVTENSLPLPPPPLPPLQPLSVLRKKKTRSASTENAATVSYEEFSSPVLEQIPAVRKKKTRSASTENAATVNYEEFSSPVPEPELNLHSTPPVTTRTKAVRRNVQRAYQSEMIDKFDRTDFVAGSSQPPPAVAPPLTAERKVGIPVKKKRGNATKEFLTSLRGKKKKQRQKSVENSETFQNSSQPSLYVSLPPPPPPPPPPSVFQNMFYANKSKHKKHYHVPVATYKPQLPNKREHSNYRLEKNVVITGNESPLIPIPPPPPPPPFKLPAWKFRVQGDYVRVDSIGSSRSGSPDSDENVESPISRDESSSNSPYAGDGEESVTEIGNASEASMFCPSPDVDTKAHNFILNFRAGLRMAKMNSLREKQGIGRSNLGPIQK